The following are encoded in a window of Mycobacterium vicinigordonae genomic DNA:
- a CDS encoding WXG100 family type VII secretion target, producing MSQIMYNYPAMLAHAGDMAGYAGTMTGLGADISAEQAALQGAWQGDTGLTYQAWQVQWNQAMADLVRAYQSMASTHEANTMAMMARDQAEAAKWGG from the coding sequence ATGTCGCAGATTATGTACAACTACCCGGCGATGCTGGCGCACGCTGGGGATATGGCGGGTTATGCGGGCACGATGACGGGGTTGGGTGCCGACATCTCTGCTGAGCAGGCCGCGCTGCAGGGTGCGTGGCAGGGTGATACCGGGTTGACGTATCAGGCGTGGCAGGTGCAGTGGAATCAGGCCATGGCGGATCTGGTGCGTGCGTATCAGTCGATGGCCAGCACCCACGAAGCCAACACGATGGCGATGATGGCCCGCGACCAAGCTGAAGCCGCCAAGTGGGGCGGCTAG
- a CDS encoding nitroreductase family protein, producing the protein MDIAYLLSATRSARKSLDLSAPVDLADIRDCLQIGLQAANGSNQQNWRWLVVTDHALREEIAQLFREAYLRRVGGQFLAGLLPAGTPEARLMSSTEWLVEHLARIPALVIPCYQPYLPRIDGDESFHLATLYGSIFPAVWNFQLALHTRGYGTCITTLHLHHETAVGELLGIPSTYVQGCLLPVGRLRAGHTFHPAPRVPVEQVVTLDRWTGPPI; encoded by the coding sequence ATGGACATCGCCTATCTGCTGAGCGCCACCCGGTCAGCGCGCAAATCACTCGACCTGAGCGCGCCCGTCGACCTCGCCGATATCCGCGACTGCCTGCAGATTGGATTGCAGGCAGCCAACGGGTCGAATCAGCAGAACTGGCGTTGGCTGGTCGTCACCGATCACGCGCTTCGCGAGGAGATCGCGCAGCTCTTCCGCGAGGCGTATTTGCGCCGCGTCGGCGGGCAGTTCCTCGCCGGGTTGCTGCCAGCCGGCACCCCGGAGGCGCGGCTGATGTCGTCGACCGAGTGGCTGGTCGAACACCTAGCCCGGATACCGGCGCTAGTAATCCCTTGCTACCAGCCGTATTTGCCGCGTATCGACGGGGATGAGTCGTTCCATCTGGCGACGCTGTACGGTTCCATCTTCCCAGCAGTGTGGAACTTTCAGCTGGCCCTGCACACCCGCGGATACGGGACGTGCATCACTACCTTGCACCTGCACCACGAAACCGCCGTCGGCGAGTTGCTCGGCATTCCATCGACGTATGTGCAAGGCTGCCTCCTACCCGTCGGCCGGCTGCGTGCCGGGCACACCTTCCACCCCGCACCCCGGGTGCCCGTCGAGCAGGTAGTCACCCTGGACCGCTGGACCGGGCCACCCATCTAA
- a CDS encoding cobyric acid synthase: MAGLLVAGTTSDAGKSTVTAGLCRALARRGVKVAPFKAQNMSNNSMVCRGPDGEGAEIGRAQWVQALAARATPEVSMNPVLLKPGSDQRSHVVLMGRAYGELDSADWFEGRRALGEAAHRAFDDLAARYDVVVAEGAGSPAEINLRAGDYVNMGLARHAALPTVVVGDIDRGGVFAAFLGTVALLSAQDQALIAGFVVNKFRGDLELLAPGLRELERLTGRRVYGTLPWRPDLWLDSEDALDLKGRRASGSAARRVAVVRLPRISNFTDVDALGLEPELDVVFAANPRTLDDADLIVLPGTRATIADLSWLRARGLDRAVLAHAKAGKPVLGVCGGFQMLGRLIRDPAGVEGPPGQIDGLGLLDVETTFGADKVLRLPHGEGLGVPASGYEIHHGRVTRGGAVEEFLGGSRDGAVFGTMWHGSLEDDGFRAAFLRETLGLSSGTSFSAAREGRLDLLGDLVERHLDVGALLGLARKGCPARLPFLPPGAPS; this comes from the coding sequence ATGGCGGGTCTGCTGGTCGCAGGAACCACGAGCGACGCGGGCAAGAGCACCGTGACCGCGGGGTTATGTCGTGCGTTGGCCCGGCGCGGGGTGAAAGTGGCTCCGTTCAAGGCCCAGAACATGTCCAACAACTCGATGGTCTGTCGCGGCCCAGACGGCGAAGGCGCGGAAATCGGCCGTGCGCAATGGGTGCAGGCGCTCGCGGCCAGGGCGACACCCGAGGTGTCGATGAACCCGGTGCTGCTCAAACCGGGCAGCGACCAGCGCAGCCATGTGGTGTTAATGGGCAGGGCCTACGGAGAGCTGGATTCGGCGGACTGGTTCGAGGGTCGACGAGCCCTGGGCGAGGCTGCGCACCGGGCGTTCGACGACCTCGCCGCCCGCTACGACGTCGTCGTCGCCGAAGGTGCCGGCAGTCCAGCCGAAATCAACTTGCGCGCAGGCGATTATGTGAATATGGGGCTGGCTCGGCACGCTGCGCTGCCGACCGTGGTGGTGGGGGACATCGACCGCGGCGGGGTGTTCGCCGCGTTCCTGGGCACCGTCGCACTGTTGTCCGCGCAGGATCAGGCGCTGATCGCGGGCTTCGTGGTCAACAAATTCCGCGGCGACCTCGAACTGCTGGCGCCGGGTCTGCGCGAGCTGGAGCGGCTCACCGGACGCCGGGTCTACGGGACCTTGCCCTGGCGCCCCGACCTTTGGCTGGACTCCGAGGATGCCCTGGACCTCAAGGGCCGCCGTGCTTCCGGTAGCGCGGCTCGCCGGGTCGCTGTTGTGCGCCTGCCCAGGATCAGCAACTTCACCGACGTCGACGCGCTGGGACTCGAACCCGAACTGGACGTAGTGTTCGCCGCCAATCCGCGCACGCTCGACGACGCCGACCTGATCGTGCTGCCCGGCACTCGGGCCACCATCGCGGACCTGTCGTGGCTGCGGGCGCGAGGACTGGATCGCGCGGTATTGGCGCATGCAAAGGCGGGCAAGCCGGTGCTCGGCGTCTGCGGCGGGTTTCAGATGCTGGGCCGGCTTATCCGTGACCCGGCCGGCGTCGAGGGGCCACCCGGGCAGATCGACGGTTTGGGACTTCTCGATGTGGAGACAACCTTTGGTGCCGACAAGGTGCTGCGGCTGCCGCATGGCGAAGGGCTGGGCGTGCCGGCTTCGGGATACGAGATCCACCACGGCAGGGTCACCCGCGGCGGTGCGGTCGAAGAGTTCCTCGGTGGCTCGCGTGACGGCGCGGTGTTCGGCACGATGTGGCACGGCTCGCTGGAAGACGACGGCTTCCGCGCGGCGTTCTTGCGCGAGACGCTCGGATTGTCATCGGGCACATCCTTTTCGGCTGCGCGCGAGGGACGCCTGGACCTGCTCGGCGATCTGGTCGAACGTCACCTCGATGTCGGTGCGCTGCTCGGTCTCGCGCGCAAGGGCTGCCCGGCGCGACTGCCGTTTCTTCCCCCCGGTGCTCCGTCGTAG
- a CDS encoding PE family protein → MTLRVVPEGLAGASAAVEALAARLAAAHAAAAPLVTAVVPPAADPVSLQTAAGFSAKGEEHAAVAAQGVEELARAGVGVGTAGTGYLAGDAAAATTYSVI, encoded by the coding sequence ATGACTTTGCGAGTAGTCCCCGAGGGATTGGCCGGCGCAAGCGCCGCGGTTGAGGCCCTGGCTGCGCGCTTGGCCGCCGCACATGCCGCCGCGGCTCCGCTGGTCACCGCGGTGGTGCCGCCAGCCGCGGATCCGGTGTCTTTGCAGACCGCCGCCGGTTTCAGCGCCAAGGGCGAGGAACACGCCGCCGTTGCGGCACAGGGCGTCGAAGAGCTGGCGCGCGCGGGCGTAGGAGTCGGGACCGCGGGCACGGGTTACCTCGCCGGTGATGCTGCGGCGGCGACGACCTACAGCGTCATCTAG
- the esxG gene encoding type VII secretion system protein EsxG — MSLLDAHIPQLVSSQAAFGAKAGLMRHTIGQAEQAAMSAQAFHQGESAAAFQAAHARFVEVAARVNTLLDIAQANLGDAAGTYVAADAAAASTYTGF; from the coding sequence ATGAGTTTGTTGGATGCTCATATTCCGCAGTTGGTGTCGTCGCAGGCGGCGTTTGGTGCCAAGGCGGGTTTGATGCGGCACACGATTGGCCAGGCCGAGCAGGCGGCGATGTCGGCGCAGGCGTTTCACCAGGGTGAGTCGGCGGCGGCGTTTCAGGCTGCGCATGCGCGTTTTGTGGAGGTCGCGGCGCGGGTGAACACGTTGCTGGACATCGCGCAGGCGAACCTCGGTGATGCCGCCGGTACTTATGTGGCTGCCGATGCCGCGGCCGCGTCGACTTACACCGGTTTTTGA
- the metE gene encoding 5-methyltetrahydropteroyltriglutamate--homocysteine S-methyltransferase, translated as MTTPSIEGPQVTAPANSPKFTATITGSPRIGPRRELKRATEGYWAGRTSRSDLESVAATLRRDTWTELAAAGLDSVPVNTFSYYDQMLDTAVLLGALPARVQGISDDLDRYFAAARGNDEVAPLEMTKWFDTNYHYLVPEIGPSTRFALNPDKVLSELKEATELGVPARPVIIGPVTFLLLSKAVDGGGAPIERLKELVPIYTELLSLIADSGAQWVQFDEPALVTDISPDAPALAEAVYTALGAAGNRPAIHVATYFGNPGASLAGLARTPVEAIGVDLVYGADTALAAVPELAGKTLVAGIVDGRNIWRTDLQAALAKLATLLGLAGSVAVSTSCSTLHVPYSLEPETDLDDALRSWLAFGAEKVREVVVLARALRDGRESVADEIAASNAAVASRTRDPRLHNDQVRARIDSILASGAHRGDAAQRRASQDERLHLPSLPTTTIGSFPQTVDIRKARAALVAGEIDEAEYTRRMRHEIAEVIKLQERLGLDVLVHGEPERNDMVQYFAEQLEGFFATKNGWVQSYGSRCVRPPILYGDVTRQHPMTVEWAKYAQSLTDKPVKGMLTGPVTILAWSFVRADQPLADTANQVALAIRDETVDLQAAGIAVIQVDEPALRELLPLRRADQDDYLRWAVGAFRLATSGVADSTQIHTHLCYSEFGDVIGAIADLDADVTSIEAARSHMEVLDDLNAIGFSNSVGPGVYDIHSPRVPSTEEMATSLQAALKAVPAERLWVNPDCGLKTRNTDQVTASLKNMVAAAQEVRAGV; from the coding sequence GTGACCACACCGTCGATTGAAGGACCGCAAGTGACCGCACCCGCCAATTCTCCGAAGTTCACCGCAACCATTACCGGATCACCCCGTATCGGTCCGCGCCGCGAACTCAAACGCGCCACCGAGGGCTACTGGGCCGGCCGCACCAGCCGCTCCGACCTGGAGTCAGTCGCAGCCACGCTGCGCCGCGACACCTGGACGGAACTGGCCGCAGCCGGCCTGGACTCGGTGCCGGTGAACACCTTCTCCTACTACGACCAGATGCTCGACACCGCGGTGTTGTTGGGCGCGCTGCCCGCCCGGGTGCAGGGGATCTCCGACGACCTGGACCGCTATTTCGCGGCCGCGCGCGGCAACGACGAGGTCGCGCCGCTGGAGATGACCAAGTGGTTCGACACCAACTACCACTACCTGGTTCCCGAGATCGGGCCGTCGACCCGATTTGCGCTCAACCCCGACAAGGTGCTCTCCGAACTCAAGGAGGCCACCGAGCTGGGTGTGCCCGCTCGTCCCGTCATCATCGGGCCGGTCACGTTCCTGCTGCTCAGCAAGGCCGTCGACGGCGGCGGCGCACCAATCGAACGACTTAAGGAACTGGTGCCGATCTACACCGAACTGCTGTCACTGATCGCCGACAGCGGCGCGCAGTGGGTTCAGTTCGACGAGCCGGCGCTGGTCACCGACATTTCGCCCGATGCGCCCGCGCTGGCCGAGGCCGTGTACACCGCGCTGGGCGCGGCTGGGAACCGTCCCGCGATCCATGTCGCCACCTATTTCGGCAACCCGGGCGCTTCGCTGGCGGGCCTGGCCCGCACACCGGTCGAGGCGATCGGGGTCGACCTCGTCTATGGCGCCGACACCGCGCTCGCCGCCGTTCCCGAGCTGGCCGGCAAGACGCTGGTGGCCGGAATCGTCGACGGCCGCAACATCTGGCGCACCGACCTGCAGGCCGCGCTGGCCAAGCTGGCGACGCTGCTGGGGTTGGCCGGATCCGTGGCAGTGTCGACGTCCTGCTCCACCTTGCACGTCCCGTACTCGCTCGAGCCGGAGACCGACCTGGACGATGCATTGCGCAGCTGGCTGGCATTTGGCGCCGAAAAGGTGCGCGAAGTGGTCGTTTTGGCGCGTGCCTTGCGTGACGGTCGCGAGTCGGTTGCCGACGAGATCGCCGCGTCCAACGCCGCGGTGGCCTCCCGCACGCGCGACCCGCGCCTACACAACGACCAGGTCCGGGCCCGGATCGACTCGATTTTAGCGTCCGGCGCGCACCGCGGCGACGCCGCCCAGCGCCGCGCCAGCCAGGACGAACGCCTGCATCTGCCGTCGCTGCCGACCACGACCATCGGGTCGTTCCCGCAGACCGTGGACATCCGTAAAGCCCGCGCGGCGCTGGTTGCGGGGGAGATCGACGAGGCCGAGTACACCCGCCGGATGCGGCATGAGATCGCCGAGGTGATCAAGCTGCAGGAGCGGCTGGGCCTGGACGTGCTGGTGCACGGCGAGCCGGAACGCAACGACATGGTGCAGTACTTCGCCGAACAGCTGGAGGGCTTCTTCGCCACCAAGAACGGCTGGGTGCAGTCCTACGGCAGCCGCTGCGTGCGCCCGCCGATCCTCTACGGCGACGTCACCCGTCAGCACCCGATGACGGTGGAGTGGGCCAAGTACGCGCAGTCGCTCACCGACAAGCCGGTGAAGGGCATGCTGACTGGTCCGGTCACCATCCTGGCGTGGTCGTTCGTCCGCGCCGACCAGCCGCTGGCCGACACCGCAAACCAAGTGGCACTTGCGATTCGGGACGAGACGGTGGACCTGCAGGCCGCGGGCATCGCCGTCATTCAGGTCGACGAGCCCGCGCTGCGGGAGCTGTTGCCGCTGCGTCGCGCCGACCAGGACGACTATTTGCGCTGGGCGGTGGGCGCGTTCCGGTTGGCCACCTCCGGTGTCGCCGACTCGACCCAGATTCACACCCACTTGTGCTATTCGGAGTTCGGCGACGTGATCGGCGCGATCGCCGACCTTGACGCCGACGTTACCTCCATCGAGGCGGCGCGGTCACACATGGAGGTGCTCGACGACCTGAACGCGATCGGCTTCTCCAACAGCGTCGGGCCGGGTGTCTACGACATCCACTCGCCGCGGGTACCTAGCACCGAGGAGATGGCCACCTCGCTGCAGGCTGCATTGAAAGCCGTTCCAGCGGAACGCCTTTGGGTTAACCCCGATTGCGGCCTGAAAACCCGCAACACCGACCAGGTGACAGCGTCGCTGAAGAACATGGTCGCCGCCGCCCAGGAGGTCCGCGCCGGCGTCTAG
- a CDS encoding TetR/AcrR family transcriptional regulator: MTDSAIESGTRRTEILETAAALIATSGLRTSLQEIADAAGILPGSLYHHFESKEAILVELIRRYQADLDHVGQSAQARLDEPDPRPPAEKVIELGQAIANCAVRHRAALQMSFYEGPSADPELMQLTQQRPVAMQEAMLQTLRVARWSGYIKADVDLPILADRICQTMLQVGLDVMRANSSADQVAALLCRIMLQGLASRPPTDRALDRSKAFAAASAVIESWADDSEADPSDKAAHLRAVARTEFGRKGYEVTTIRDIASAAGLGTGTVYRVIGSKDELLASIMRSFGQKVEAGWVDVLRSDATPIEKLDALSWVNVNALDQFSDEFRIQLAWMRQSPPRDTVNPGWSYTTRLRQMKSLLSEGIRSEEIRADTGSITMLARCIIGMQWIPENILREVGTRTSLLLARDTVLRGVAVRGK; this comes from the coding sequence ATGACCGACAGCGCAATCGAAAGCGGCACCCGCCGCACCGAGATCCTCGAGACCGCCGCCGCGCTGATCGCCACGTCGGGGCTGCGCACCTCGCTGCAGGAAATCGCCGATGCGGCAGGCATTCTCCCGGGCAGCCTCTATCACCACTTCGAGTCCAAAGAAGCCATCCTGGTCGAGCTGATCCGCCGCTACCAGGCCGACCTGGACCACGTCGGGCAAAGCGCCCAGGCCCGCCTCGACGAGCCGGACCCCCGCCCCCCCGCCGAGAAGGTCATCGAGTTGGGGCAGGCGATCGCCAACTGCGCCGTGCGGCATCGCGCGGCACTGCAGATGTCGTTCTACGAGGGACCGAGCGCCGATCCCGAGCTGATGCAACTGACGCAACAGCGCCCCGTCGCGATGCAGGAGGCGATGCTGCAGACGCTGCGCGTCGCCAGGTGGAGCGGCTACATCAAGGCCGACGTGGACCTGCCCATCCTGGCCGACCGGATCTGCCAGACGATGCTGCAGGTCGGACTGGACGTCATGCGGGCCAACTCCTCGGCCGATCAGGTGGCCGCCCTGTTGTGCCGGATCATGTTGCAGGGGTTGGCTTCTCGTCCTCCCACCGACCGGGCGCTGGACCGGTCCAAGGCGTTCGCCGCAGCGAGTGCGGTCATCGAATCCTGGGCCGACGACAGCGAGGCCGACCCCAGCGACAAAGCGGCGCATCTGCGCGCGGTCGCGCGTACCGAGTTCGGTCGCAAGGGCTATGAGGTCACCACCATCCGTGACATCGCGTCTGCGGCCGGTCTGGGCACCGGGACTGTTTACCGGGTGATCGGCTCCAAAGACGAACTGCTGGCCTCGATCATGCGCTCGTTCGGCCAGAAGGTCGAAGCGGGGTGGGTCGACGTGCTGCGCTCGGATGCGACGCCGATCGAGAAACTCGACGCCTTGAGTTGGGTCAACGTCAACGCGCTGGACCAGTTTTCGGACGAATTCCGCATTCAGCTCGCCTGGATGCGCCAGTCACCGCCGCGCGACACGGTAAACCCAGGCTGGTCGTACACTACCCGATTGCGACAGATGAAATCGCTTCTCTCCGAAGGCATTCGATCCGAGGAGATACGGGCCGACACCGGCTCCATCACCATGCTGGCCCGGTGCATCATCGGCATGCAGTGGATACCGGAGAACATCCTGCGTGAAGTGGGCACCCGAACGTCGTTGTTGCTGGCGCGGGACACAGTCTTGCGCGGCGTGGCGGTACGCGGCAAATAG
- a CDS encoding mycobacterial-type methylenetetrahydrofolate reductase — protein MTLNTVALELVPPNLDGGIPRAVEDAAKVLRYAAEFGLTDRIRHVMIPGLIEEDDDRPVLIVPKLDVLEFFSIIQSQIPGVRGLCTQVTAFTEELPLRERLSDLVAAGMEGIVFVGVPRTMGDGEGAGIAPTDALSIYRGLVPNRGVIVIPTREGEQDRLLFKCNQGATYGMTQLLYSDAIVDFLTEFAKKTDHRPEVLLSFGFVPKMESQVGLIGWLIQDPGNALVAQEQAFVKRLAGSERAAKRRLLFDLYKRVIDGVVPLGFPLSIHLEATYGVSAPAFETFAEMLDYWSPELI, from the coding sequence GTGACACTGAACACGGTGGCGCTGGAGTTGGTGCCGCCGAACCTAGACGGCGGCATCCCGCGTGCGGTCGAGGACGCGGCGAAGGTGCTGCGGTATGCGGCGGAGTTCGGCCTCACCGACCGGATCCGACACGTTATGATCCCGGGCCTGATCGAAGAGGACGATGATCGGCCGGTCCTGATCGTACCGAAACTCGATGTGCTGGAATTCTTTTCGATCATCCAGTCGCAGATCCCGGGCGTGAGGGGTTTGTGCACCCAGGTGACCGCGTTCACCGAAGAGCTGCCGTTGCGGGAGCGTTTGTCCGATCTGGTCGCCGCGGGGATGGAGGGCATCGTCTTCGTCGGGGTACCCCGCACGATGGGCGACGGGGAGGGTGCCGGGATCGCGCCTACCGACGCGCTGTCGATCTATCGTGGGCTGGTTCCCAACCGGGGCGTCATCGTGATTCCCACGCGCGAAGGCGAACAAGACCGGCTTCTGTTCAAATGCAACCAGGGCGCGACCTACGGGATGACCCAGCTGTTGTATTCCGACGCGATTGTCGATTTTCTCACCGAATTTGCGAAGAAAACCGATCACCGTCCGGAGGTACTTCTATCCTTCGGCTTCGTCCCGAAGATGGAATCCCAAGTCGGACTGATCGGTTGGCTGATCCAGGACCCGGGTAACGCGCTGGTGGCGCAGGAACAGGCCTTCGTCAAGCGGTTGGCTGGCAGCGAGCGTGCGGCGAAGCGGCGACTTTTGTTCGACCTGTACAAGCGGGTCATCGACGGGGTGGTCCCACTCGGCTTCCCGTTGAGCATTCACCTCGAGGCGACCTACGGTGTTTCAGCGCCGGCCTTCGAGACCTTCGCGGAGATGCTCGACTACTGGTCGCCCGAACTGATTTGA
- a CDS encoding NAD(P)H-binding protein, whose product MVIGGHGKVALQLARILTQRGDQVTSVFRNPEHADDVAATGAKPVTADIEQLGTDALAKLLSGHDAVVFSAGAGGGDRARTYAVDRDAAIRTVDAATQVNVRRFVMVSYFGAGPDHGVPPEDSFFAYAEAKAAADAHLRASDLDWTVLGPGRLTLDAGTGRVEVDRAKGEVARADVAAVVAATLQDDSTIARTINFNNGDVPIAEALATG is encoded by the coding sequence ATCGTCATCGGCGGCCACGGAAAGGTCGCGCTGCAGCTGGCCCGGATCCTAACCCAGCGCGGCGACCAAGTGACCTCGGTGTTCCGCAATCCCGAACACGCCGACGACGTCGCCGCCACCGGTGCCAAACCTGTCACCGCAGACATCGAGCAACTCGGCACCGATGCGCTGGCCAAGCTGCTGTCCGGTCACGACGCGGTCGTCTTCTCGGCCGGGGCGGGCGGCGGCGACCGGGCCCGGACTTACGCCGTCGACCGCGACGCGGCGATCCGGACGGTCGACGCGGCAACACAGGTAAACGTCAGGCGCTTCGTAATGGTGTCGTACTTCGGCGCGGGCCCGGACCACGGCGTGCCGCCGGAGGATTCGTTCTTCGCCTACGCAGAGGCGAAGGCCGCCGCCGATGCCCACCTGCGCGCGAGCGATCTCGATTGGACCGTACTCGGGCCGGGTCGGCTCACGCTGGACGCCGGCACCGGCCGCGTCGAAGTGGACCGAGCAAAGGGCGAGGTCGCCCGGGCCGACGTCGCGGCGGTCGTCGCCGCCACCCTGCAGGACGACTCGACGATCGCGCGGACCATCAACTTCAACAACGGCGACGTTCCCATCGCCGAGGCATTGGCAACCGGATAA
- a CDS encoding DUF3556 domain-containing protein: MGFLKPQLPEVDIEEWSKGTRADKIRPMARHWAEVGFGTPVVMHLFYVGKILLYILFAWLIVLSTKGIDGFTNVAAWYAEPIVFEKVVLYTMLFEVVGLGCGFGPLNNRFFPPMGSILYWLRFGTIRLPPWPDRVPMTYGTKRKPLDVALYALLLILLVTALFTDGSGPMPELGSTVGVLPTWQIVAILLVLGAAGLRDKVIFLAARGEVYGSLTVTFLFGAPDMIVAAKLVFLVIWMGAATSKLNKHFPFVISTMMSNNPLFRPRFIKRMFFEQFPDDLRPGLLSRLFAHVSTFIEMFVPLALFFSHGGWPTTVAAIVMVCFHLGILTAIPMGVPLEWNVFMIFGVLSLFVGHACLGISDVKHLAPVAILFTLLVGIVILGNMFPRKISFLPGMRYYAGNWDTTLWCIKPSAADKISRGVIAIASMPQAQLERFYGKDRAQIPMYLGYAFRAMNTHGRALFTLAHRAMAGHSEDDYVITDGERICSTAIGWNFGDGHMHNEQLIAALQRRCQFEPGEVRVVLLDAQPIHRQTQRYRLVDAATGEFERGYVRVADMVTRQPWDDNVPVEVLSS; this comes from the coding sequence ATGGGATTCCTCAAGCCCCAACTGCCAGAGGTCGACATCGAGGAATGGAGCAAGGGCACCAGGGCCGACAAGATTCGCCCGATGGCCCGGCACTGGGCCGAGGTGGGCTTCGGCACACCGGTGGTGATGCACTTGTTCTACGTCGGCAAGATCCTGCTCTACATCCTGTTCGCCTGGCTAATCGTGCTGAGCACCAAGGGGATAGACGGCTTCACCAATGTCGCAGCCTGGTACGCCGAGCCGATCGTCTTCGAAAAGGTTGTGCTGTACACGATGTTGTTCGAAGTGGTCGGTCTGGGCTGCGGGTTCGGACCGCTGAACAACCGTTTTTTTCCGCCAATGGGCTCGATCTTGTACTGGCTGAGGTTCGGCACTATCCGGCTGCCACCCTGGCCGGACCGCGTCCCAATGACCTACGGCACCAAGCGCAAGCCGCTGGATGTGGCGCTCTATGCGTTGCTGCTGATCCTGCTCGTGACGGCATTGTTCACCGACGGCAGCGGCCCGATGCCGGAGTTGGGCAGCACGGTCGGAGTGTTACCGACGTGGCAGATCGTCGCGATCCTGTTGGTGTTGGGTGCCGCGGGGCTGCGCGACAAGGTGATCTTTCTGGCTGCCCGCGGCGAGGTCTACGGGTCGCTGACGGTGACGTTCCTGTTCGGTGCGCCGGACATGATCGTCGCCGCCAAGTTGGTGTTCCTGGTGATCTGGATGGGCGCGGCGACGTCAAAACTGAACAAGCACTTCCCGTTCGTCATCTCCACGATGATGTCGAACAACCCGCTGTTCCGGCCCCGCTTCATCAAGCGGATGTTCTTCGAGCAGTTCCCCGACGATCTGCGGCCCGGCCTGCTGTCCCGGCTGTTCGCACATGTCAGCACGTTCATCGAGATGTTCGTGCCGCTGGCCTTGTTCTTCTCCCATGGTGGTTGGCCGACCACGGTCGCCGCGATTGTGATGGTGTGCTTCCACCTGGGCATCCTCACTGCGATTCCGATGGGGGTGCCGCTGGAGTGGAATGTGTTCATGATCTTCGGGGTGCTGTCGCTGTTCGTTGGTCATGCCTGCCTCGGCATCAGCGACGTCAAACACCTTGCGCCGGTGGCGATTCTGTTCACCCTTTTGGTGGGGATCGTGATCCTGGGCAACATGTTCCCACGCAAGATCTCGTTCCTGCCGGGCATGCGGTACTACGCCGGCAACTGGGACACCACGTTGTGGTGCATCAAGCCGTCGGCGGCCGACAAGATCAGTCGCGGCGTCATCGCGATCGCCAGCATGCCGCAGGCCCAGCTGGAGCGCTTCTACGGCAAGGACCGCGCGCAGATCCCGATGTACCTCGGATATGCGTTCCGCGCCATGAATACTCACGGGCGAGCGCTGTTCACCCTGGCGCACCGCGCAATGGCCGGGCACAGCGAGGACGACTACGTCATCACCGACGGGGAGCGGATCTGTAGCACCGCCATCGGGTGGAATTTCGGCGACGGCCATATGCACAACGAGCAGTTAATAGCGGCCCTGCAGCGGCGCTGCCAGTTCGAACCTGGCGAGGTGCGGGTGGTGCTGCTCGACGCCCAGCCGATCCACCGGCAGACCCAGCGCTATCGGTTGGTCGACGCTGCCACAGGCGAATTCGAGCGAGGCTATGTGCGGGTCGCCGACATGGTGACGCGGCAGCCTTGGGACGACAACGTTCCTGTCGAGGTGCTCTCGTCGTAG